The following are from one region of the Bradyrhizobium septentrionale genome:
- a CDS encoding S1 family peptidase yields MRATAFLTLLMAAPAFAIVGGGAPSTDGVARAVVTIVGSRGNFCTGALIAPKVVLTAAHCVQPGADYKIVEYGADRQPKLQDVRTVVIHPAFRMQAMTNHVATADVALLQLALPVAGRAPAALGMPNIPIQVGGRFTIAGVGVAVRGDGKSGGSTRVAGLIASGKPGTLQIRLVDPVGQGVRDGLGACTGDSGAPVFEDKPGGPAIVGVVSWSTGPNGTAGCGGITGVTPLTLYRDWVMQTARQWGASF; encoded by the coding sequence ATGCGAGCGACAGCCTTTCTGACCCTGTTGATGGCAGCTCCCGCGTTCGCCATCGTCGGTGGCGGCGCGCCGTCGACCGACGGCGTGGCGCGCGCCGTCGTCACGATCGTTGGCTCGCGCGGCAATTTCTGCACCGGTGCGCTGATCGCGCCAAAAGTGGTGCTGACCGCGGCGCATTGCGTGCAGCCCGGCGCCGATTACAAGATCGTCGAGTATGGCGCAGACCGGCAGCCGAAGCTGCAGGACGTCAGGACGGTTGTGATCCATCCAGCCTTTCGGATGCAGGCGATGACCAATCATGTCGCGACCGCCGATGTCGCGCTGCTGCAGCTCGCTCTGCCTGTCGCAGGCAGGGCGCCGGCCGCGCTCGGCATGCCCAACATTCCGATCCAGGTCGGCGGCCGTTTCACCATCGCGGGCGTCGGCGTCGCGGTGCGCGGCGACGGCAAGAGCGGCGGCAGCACTCGTGTCGCCGGCCTGATCGCGAGCGGCAAGCCCGGCACGCTGCAGATCCGTCTGGTCGATCCGGTCGGGCAGGGCGTGCGCGACGGGCTCGGCGCCTGCACCGGCGATTCCGGTGCGCCGGTGTTCGAGGACAAGCCAGGCGGGCCTGCGATCGTCGGCGTGGTGAGCTGGTCCACCGGCCCGAACGGCACCGCCGGCTGCGGCGGCATTACCGGCGTCACGCCGCTGACGCTGTATCGCGACTGGGTGATGCAGACCGCGCGGCAATGGGGCGCGAGCTTTTAG
- a CDS encoding LuxR C-terminal-related transcriptional regulator has product MRIAVVTPIRLFSEGLISSFQNHAEFAIETAVPDLAGLRQTLESSSVNVILIDVTQGIDLDEVRVIASAHAEVALVALGLNEDRREVVRCGRAGFSGYISRNASFDELCRALSDVASGRLACSAEISGGLLRALFCMERQTDTIDADQGLTRREGEVLKLIGQGMSNKEIARDLNLSLATVKHHVHHVLQKLGLPRRALAMRRVREAPWIASSAPAPDRRRELG; this is encoded by the coding sequence ATGAGGATCGCGGTCGTCACGCCGATCAGGCTGTTCAGCGAGGGGCTCATCTCGAGCTTCCAGAACCACGCCGAATTTGCGATCGAGACGGCGGTGCCCGATCTCGCCGGCCTGCGCCAAACACTCGAATCAAGCAGTGTGAATGTCATCCTGATCGACGTCACGCAGGGCATCGATCTCGACGAAGTGCGCGTGATTGCGAGCGCGCATGCGGAAGTCGCCCTGGTGGCGCTCGGCCTCAACGAAGACCGGCGCGAGGTGGTTCGCTGCGGCCGTGCCGGATTCAGCGGCTACATTTCCCGGAACGCCAGCTTCGATGAGCTCTGCCGCGCGCTGTCGGACGTCGCCTCGGGGCGGCTCGCCTGCAGCGCCGAGATTTCCGGCGGCCTGCTGCGCGCGCTGTTTTGCATGGAGCGTCAGACGGATACGATCGATGCGGATCAGGGCCTGACGCGTCGCGAGGGCGAGGTTCTCAAGCTGATTGGACAGGGCATGTCCAACAAAGAGATCGCGCGCGATCTCAATCTCAGTCTTGCGACTGTCAAGCATCACGTCCACCACGTGCTCCAGAAGCTCGGCCTGCCCCGCCGGGCGCTGGCGATGCGGCGCGTGCGCGAGGCGCCGTGGATCGCATCATCGGCGCCAGCGCCCGATCGGCGCCGCGAACTCGGTTGA
- a CDS encoding acetate--CoA ligase family protein yields the protein MEALASAAFHTSHKWAPPADASDIVKSIHAMLHPRNIVLVGATDKPGNYAERIWNNLVKYGYAGGLFPINAKREAIWGVTCYKDFASLPEKPDHVLVLVPARFAVQVIRDAAAAGARSATIVTSGFSELQDEESQRLAVELKQAIKETGLAVTGPNCLGNLSAGENLFTNIDDRIVTMEQGAVAIAGQSGAIVMAIRQALEDRGVGVGYMVTTGNESGLETPDLMSYFAADPSIRVIVVYLEGVRNTKVFRDACKAARAAGKPVIALKLGASEGGRAAAMAHTGALAGSIETFDAISTREGVIRVRGLDELIETTECFVHADPPKGNRLAAVSLSGGKRGLLIDAFYSAGLNFAPLSESASEQLAKMLGPGSIVGNPLDAGFAAVVDPSVYMKSIKIMIDDPDTDIVIIDAELPKAPHELRERNLRIVNDMAAQANKPVIYISAMSIGFTEFTKGLRKSLPDIAVMQGLDRAVGAIKSLIEYAGLRKEVPDIASSSKPSARAVLEKTLKAANGAAALDEVASKKLLKAYGIPISKEEVAQTAAEAVKIAKSIGFPVVAKVVSPDILHKSDIGGVVLNLANAAEVKKAFNDITARVKKLKGKPKLEGILIAQQVKADLELVVGASLDAEMGPVVLFGTGGVDIELMKDVALAGAPLDAAEAKELIAKTKAGVKLKGYRGKPALHEPSAVKALVGLSNLMADANGRIASIDVNPFLINSKLGVAVDGLIVLNNAAANKAAGH from the coding sequence ATGGAAGCTCTCGCAAGCGCCGCATTTCATACCTCCCACAAATGGGCGCCGCCCGCTGATGCCAGCGACATCGTCAAGAGCATCCACGCGATGCTGCATCCGCGCAACATCGTGCTGGTCGGCGCTACCGACAAGCCCGGCAACTACGCCGAACGGATCTGGAACAATCTGGTCAAGTACGGATATGCCGGGGGCCTGTTTCCGATCAACGCCAAGCGGGAAGCGATCTGGGGCGTCACCTGCTACAAGGATTTTGCCAGCCTTCCCGAAAAGCCCGATCATGTGCTGGTGCTAGTGCCGGCCCGGTTTGCCGTGCAGGTGATCCGCGACGCGGCCGCGGCCGGCGCGCGCTCGGCGACCATCGTCACCTCCGGCTTCAGCGAGCTGCAGGATGAGGAGAGCCAGCGGCTAGCGGTCGAGCTGAAACAGGCGATCAAGGAGACCGGGCTTGCCGTCACCGGCCCGAACTGCCTCGGCAATCTCAGCGCCGGCGAAAACCTGTTCACCAATATCGACGACCGCATCGTCACCATGGAGCAGGGCGCAGTGGCGATCGCCGGACAATCCGGCGCGATCGTGATGGCGATCCGCCAGGCGCTGGAGGATCGCGGTGTCGGCGTCGGCTACATGGTCACGACAGGCAACGAATCCGGCCTCGAGACGCCGGACCTGATGAGCTATTTCGCCGCCGATCCGAGCATCCGCGTCATCGTGGTCTATCTCGAAGGCGTCAGGAACACCAAAGTGTTTCGCGACGCCTGCAAGGCGGCCCGCGCCGCCGGCAAGCCGGTGATCGCGCTCAAGCTCGGCGCCTCCGAAGGCGGCCGCGCCGCCGCGATGGCGCATACCGGCGCGCTCGCCGGCTCGATCGAGACCTTCGATGCGATCTCGACCCGCGAAGGCGTGATCCGCGTGCGCGGGCTGGATGAATTGATCGAGACCACTGAGTGCTTCGTCCACGCCGACCCGCCGAAGGGCAACCGCCTTGCGGCGGTGTCGCTGTCGGGCGGCAAGCGCGGGCTCTTGATCGACGCGTTCTATTCCGCCGGGCTGAATTTTGCGCCGCTGAGCGAGAGCGCATCGGAGCAGCTGGCGAAGATGCTCGGGCCCGGCAGCATCGTCGGCAACCCGCTCGACGCCGGCTTCGCCGCGGTGGTCGATCCCTCCGTCTACATGAAGTCGATCAAGATCATGATCGACGATCCAGACACCGACATCGTCATCATCGATGCCGAGCTGCCGAAGGCGCCGCACGAGCTGCGCGAGCGCAATCTGCGCATCGTCAACGACATGGCGGCCCAGGCCAACAAGCCGGTGATCTATATCAGCGCGATGTCGATCGGCTTCACCGAATTCACCAAGGGACTGCGCAAGTCGCTGCCCGATATCGCGGTGATGCAGGGCCTCGACCGTGCGGTCGGCGCGATCAAGTCGCTGATCGAATATGCAGGTCTGCGCAAGGAGGTGCCCGACATCGCCTCAAGCTCGAAGCCGTCCGCGCGCGCGGTGCTGGAGAAGACGCTGAAGGCGGCCAATGGCGCTGCCGCGCTCGACGAGGTTGCCTCGAAGAAGCTGCTCAAGGCCTATGGCATCCCGATCTCCAAGGAAGAGGTCGCGCAGACCGCAGCCGAAGCGGTGAAGATCGCCAAGTCGATCGGCTTTCCGGTGGTCGCCAAGGTGGTCAGCCCCGACATCCTGCACAAGTCGGATATCGGCGGCGTGGTGCTGAACCTCGCCAATGCGGCCGAGGTGAAGAAGGCGTTCAACGACATCACCGCGCGGGTGAAGAAGCTGAAGGGTAAGCCGAAGCTCGAGGGCATCCTGATCGCGCAGCAGGTCAAGGCCGACCTCGAGCTCGTGGTCGGTGCCTCGCTCGACGCCGAGATGGGTCCCGTGGTGCTGTTCGGCACCGGCGGCGTCGATATCGAGCTGATGAAGGACGTCGCCCTGGCCGGCGCACCGCTCGATGCCGCCGAGGCGAAGGAGCTGATCGCGAAGACCAAGGCTGGCGTCAAGCTGAAGGGCTATCGCGGCAAGCCCGCGCTGCACGAGCCGTCGGCGGTGAAGGCGCTGGTCGGGCTCTCCAACCTGATGGCGGATGCCAATGGCCGCATCGCCTCGATCGACGTCAACCCGTTCCTGATCAACAGCAAGCTCGGCGTCGCCGTCGACGGACTGATCGTGCTAAACAACGCCGCCGCCAACAAGGCGGCGGGGCATTAG
- a CDS encoding class GN sortase — protein MPRFLLPLAFALIGLILFGQGAYIHAKALLAQVLLERAFTQSITTGQPVKPWSWADTWPVARIEVKRLHASAIVLAGSSGQALAFGPGHVEQTVDAGEPGVAVYSAHRDTHFRFLRDVAIGDEIDVTRSDGKTFRYRADRSSVVRFDQSGIDPFTGRHELVLSTCWPFDALTSGPERYLLHATLIEPDSTPLERGS, from the coding sequence ATGCCCCGCTTCCTTCTCCCCCTCGCCTTCGCCCTCATCGGCCTGATCCTGTTCGGCCAGGGCGCCTATATCCACGCCAAGGCGCTGCTTGCGCAGGTGCTGCTGGAGCGCGCATTCACACAAAGCATCACGACCGGCCAGCCGGTGAAGCCATGGAGCTGGGCCGATACCTGGCCGGTTGCCCGGATCGAGGTGAAGCGCCTGCACGCTTCCGCGATCGTGCTGGCCGGCAGCAGCGGCCAGGCGCTGGCATTCGGTCCCGGCCATGTCGAACAGACCGTCGATGCCGGCGAGCCGGGCGTTGCGGTCTATTCCGCGCACCGCGACACCCATTTCCGTTTTCTCAGGGATGTCGCAATCGGTGACGAGATCGACGTGACGCGGAGCGACGGCAAGACATTTCGCTACCGAGCCGACCGCAGCTCGGTCGTCCGCTTCGATCAATCCGGCATCGATCCGTTCACCGGTCGCCATGAGCTGGTGCTGTCGACCTGCTGGCCGTTCGACGCGCTGACATCGGGCCCCGAGCGCTATCTGCTGCACGCGACCCTGATCGAACCGGATTCGACCCCGCTCGAACGGGGTTCCTGA
- a CDS encoding marine proteobacterial sortase target protein — protein sequence MRIVLFFLVEGVAALVIGFAALLVSFDPVWSAELPQQAVLRPGDARSGSLLFKTDDGYADATRLGIDVDLTVSGATVRARVTQIFRNPTKDWVEATYVYPLPAGGAVDTLKMVVGDRIVVGDIKERQQARAIYEQAKQNGQKAALTEQERPNIFTNSVANIGPGETVLVQIEYQEPVQQNGNEFALRVPMVVGPRYNPRPVVQSVDLRADGNGWGATSTDPVPDRDRIAREVLDPAENAPVNPTNITVHLNAGFALGEVKSHFHQVKIASPDSTTRIVKLAESPVPADRDFELTWKPAVEKAPSVGLFREHVGNSDYLLAFVTPPSVEQAQQKQLAREVIFVIDNSGSMGGTSMIQAKASLIYALGRLQPSDRFNVIRFDDTMDVLFPAPVAANSANIGNATSFVSALQARGGTEMVPAMRAALSDTNHDDANHVRQVVFLTDGAIGNEQQLFETISALRGRSRVFMVGIGSAPNTYLMTRAAELGRGTFTHIGSVEQVDERMRGLFAKLENPAVTNLAAKFSDATADLTPTALPDVYRDEPLVLAAKLDKLAGSIEIKGRIGDRPWSVTLPLAGAAEGKGLSKLWARRKIADAEVARTTRQESPEDADKTILALALEHQLVTRLTSLVAVDKTPSRPDGEPLKLSELPLNLPAGWDFAKVFGERPRLPAAPTERRADAGDGKVQLAVLKRSPVATQGPGTIQLPKTATDAELKMIAGVILLTISFLLLVFNRRQTSPQ from the coding sequence ATGCGCATTGTGCTGTTCTTTCTGGTGGAAGGTGTGGCCGCGCTGGTGATCGGCTTTGCGGCGCTGTTGGTGAGTTTCGATCCGGTGTGGTCGGCCGAGCTGCCGCAACAGGCGGTGCTGCGGCCGGGCGACGCGCGATCCGGCTCGCTGCTGTTCAAGACCGACGACGGCTATGCCGATGCAACGCGGCTCGGCATCGATGTCGACCTCACGGTGTCGGGCGCGACCGTCCGCGCCCGCGTCACCCAGATCTTCCGCAACCCGACCAAGGACTGGGTCGAAGCGACCTATGTCTATCCGCTACCGGCGGGCGGCGCGGTCGACACGCTGAAGATGGTGGTCGGCGACCGTATCGTGGTCGGCGACATCAAGGAGCGGCAGCAGGCCCGCGCGATATACGAGCAGGCCAAGCAGAATGGCCAGAAAGCCGCGCTCACCGAGCAGGAGCGGCCGAACATCTTCACCAACTCGGTCGCCAATATCGGTCCCGGCGAAACCGTGCTGGTGCAGATCGAATATCAGGAGCCGGTGCAGCAGAACGGCAACGAATTCGCGCTGCGGGTGCCGATGGTGGTCGGCCCCCGCTACAATCCGCGTCCCGTGGTGCAGAGCGTCGACCTCCGCGCCGATGGCAATGGCTGGGGCGCTACCTCGACCGATCCGGTGCCGGACCGCGACCGTATCGCGCGCGAGGTGCTCGATCCCGCCGAGAACGCGCCGGTCAATCCGACCAACATCACCGTGCATCTGAACGCCGGCTTTGCGCTCGGCGAGGTTAAGAGCCACTTCCACCAGGTCAAGATCGCGAGCCCCGACAGCACAACACGCATCGTCAAGCTCGCCGAGAGCCCGGTGCCGGCCGATCGCGATTTCGAGCTGACCTGGAAGCCGGCCGTCGAGAAGGCACCGTCGGTCGGGCTGTTCCGCGAGCATGTCGGCAATTCCGACTATCTGCTGGCCTTCGTCACCCCGCCTTCGGTCGAGCAGGCGCAACAAAAGCAGCTCGCCCGCGAAGTGATCTTCGTGATCGACAATTCCGGCTCGATGGGCGGCACCTCGATGATCCAGGCCAAAGCAAGCCTCATCTACGCACTCGGCCGCCTGCAACCGAGCGACCGCTTCAACGTGATCCGGTTCGACGACACGATGGACGTGCTGTTTCCTGCGCCGGTCGCCGCCAACAGCGCCAATATCGGCAACGCGACGTCGTTCGTCAGCGCGCTGCAGGCTCGCGGCGGCACCGAGATGGTGCCAGCGATGCGCGCCGCGCTATCGGACACCAACCATGACGACGCCAACCACGTCCGCCAGGTCGTGTTCCTGACCGACGGCGCGATCGGCAACGAGCAGCAATTGTTCGAGACCATCAGCGCGCTGCGCGGCCGCTCGCGGGTGTTCATGGTCGGCATCGGCTCGGCGCCGAACACCTATCTGATGACGCGCGCCGCCGAACTCGGCCGCGGCACCTTCACCCATATCGGCTCGGTTGAGCAGGTCGACGAGCGCATGCGCGGCCTGTTCGCCAAGCTGGAGAATCCCGCGGTGACGAATCTCGCCGCGAAATTCTCCGACGCGACCGCCGACCTGACGCCGACGGCACTCCCCGACGTCTATCGCGACGAACCGCTGGTGCTGGCCGCAAAGCTCGACAAGCTCGCCGGCTCGATCGAGATCAAGGGCCGCATCGGCGACCGTCCGTGGAGCGTGACGCTGCCGCTGGCCGGCGCCGCCGAAGGCAAGGGCCTGTCAAAACTGTGGGCGCGCCGCAAGATCGCGGATGCCGAGGTCGCGCGCACCACGCGCCAGGAGAGCCCTGAGGATGCCGACAAGACCATCCTTGCGCTGGCGCTGGAGCATCAGCTCGTCACCCGGCTGACCAGCCTCGTTGCGGTCGACAAGACACCGAGCCGCCCCGATGGCGAGCCGCTCAAACTCTCCGAGCTGCCGCTCAACCTGCCTGCCGGCTGGGATTTCGCAAAGGTGTTCGGCGAGCGTCCGCGCCTGCCGGCCGCGCCGACCGAACGCCGCGCCGACGCGGGCGACGGCAAGGTGCAACTCGCTGTGCTGAAGCGGTCACCGGTCGCGACGCAAGGTCCCGGCACCATCCAGTTGCCGAAGACGGCAACCGATGCAGAGCTGAAGATGATCGCAGGTGTGATCCTGCTCACGATCAGCTTTCTCCTTCTGGTGTTCAACCGGCGTCAGACGTCGCCCCAATGA
- a CDS encoding helix-turn-helix domain-containing protein, whose translation MPTPDKQLSAEQSQQVAETIREEIARRRISRQTLAEQAKLSLSTLEKVLGGRRPFTLATTVRLEQALGVSLRKLPEAISVVAPANGGIAPDSLGSYSRRSVARIEGTYITVRPSFGEKGAIYAYRTEIAWDDAASSLGFREGERQDTDYTQYGEVAVPNESGFVYLVTNRHGQHRVITVSRPRNSGEMYGIITTLLAGRGSLLTPVAAPIAFLPVKNVPKPSVGRVSADDANYAVYREHLRRTIDEPFAIFLPG comes from the coding sequence ATGCCGACGCCGGACAAGCAGCTTTCCGCCGAGCAGAGCCAGCAGGTCGCGGAGACCATCCGCGAGGAAATCGCGCGCCGCCGCATCTCGCGGCAGACACTGGCCGAGCAGGCCAAGCTCAGCCTTTCGACGCTGGAGAAGGTGCTCGGCGGCCGCCGCCCGTTCACGCTGGCGACCACCGTGCGGCTGGAGCAGGCGCTCGGTGTGTCCTTGCGCAAGCTGCCGGAGGCGATCAGCGTGGTCGCGCCTGCCAATGGCGGGATCGCGCCCGACAGCCTCGGATCCTATTCGCGCCGCTCGGTGGCGCGGATCGAGGGCACCTACATCACGGTCCGTCCGTCGTTCGGTGAGAAGGGCGCGATCTACGCCTACCGCACCGAGATCGCCTGGGACGACGCGGCGTCATCGCTCGGCTTTCGCGAGGGCGAGCGGCAGGACACCGACTACACCCAGTATGGCGAGGTGGCGGTACCCAATGAATCCGGCTTCGTCTATCTCGTGACCAACCGGCATGGCCAGCATCGCGTGATCACGGTCTCGCGCCCGCGCAATTCCGGCGAGATGTACGGCATCATCACGACGTTGCTCGCCGGCCGCGGTTCGCTGCTGACGCCGGTCGCCGCGCCGATCGCATTTCTGCCGGTGAAGAACGTGCCGAAGCCGAGCGTCGGCCGGGTGTCGGCCGACGATGCAAACTACGCCGTCTATCGCGAGCATCTGCGCCGGACGATCGATGAGCCGTTTGCGATCTTTTTGCCTGGATAA